The following DNA comes from Anticarsia gemmatalis isolate Benzon Research Colony breed Stoneville strain chromosome 10, ilAntGemm2 primary, whole genome shotgun sequence.
GACCGTATTTTGTCGCCATAACCGCAGGGCACAGAATATCATTTCAGACACTTGGATTTTCGTCTTCTTCGGGACTAATGAGGATTGTGGTCACATATCAGAACTTTCAGCAGTGTAGGTAATGGCATGGCATAATATTCTACCATCTGTCGCTTTTTTGACAGTTGTTCTTCTACTGtgctacaattttttttgttttttaagttgaCATACCTGCTCCTAGATGCACCATCGTTCTAAATATAGTTGTGCCTTCCAGAACGTAGTATACACAGTGGTATGCGTGGCGTGCTGGGCAGGCGCGGCCGTCCACCAGGCACAGGCAAGGGTCACCTTACAGAAGACCTCACATCTCAACAACGAGCTACGATCGCTCCTGCAGAACTACTTCTGTGATCTTGCGTCTATTGATACTATGCTTACAGATATGTTGGTGAGTGACatctttatgaaatgttgttttttattcgtAACAACTCGCTAGGCTTTAAAATTGTCGAGACTTCTGAACCCTCAAAAAcagcaacaaacaaacacagcACTGATGCTCCGTTCCggtattattttctatttgtgtattattaggcaatCACAACCAAACACGTTAAAAGGTTTTTGGagattaaaagtaatattagaaTTTGATCCACGtgagaatcgaatccacgaaCTCAGTGATAGCAGCGTACTAATCATCTTAACCATTGCACCATCAGAACCTAATATTTTTCACTGCGCAACACTCAGGTACCTGTATAtataatcactacatagtataaaacaaagtcgcccattttgtctgtagtcccttcgtatgcataaaactttaaaactacgcaacggattttgatgcggttttcactaatagaaagagtattttctccgacaggtttttatatataattgaaatacattgaaactatattagctgagttatagcgatttatgtccaagaagtcagaaaaaaaatctaattgaagattgcatttgtgcgtgcgccgcttataccgttggatacaagtaaggacaatgtatagcaaaaacattggtctttattagttctacaaaaaagtccgcgatgacatatatccagcttttttatttaagtcacaaaaactacttttctgtattaaaaaaacatttaattcgttgggtgatgtttaactggtgatataaccaataatacatatatccttatcaaaataagtaagttcatcatcacgagcatttaatttagattattttgcagtttacagtgtgttatttagacatatagtttaggagatatcacgatattagtattgcggcacggtacgggccggccgcggcggcgggggcagcgtccctataacggccaaatatgtgaaactgtattataaataagaactctgaaccatgtttgttgcaataaataattttgaatttgaatttgaattttgataatattactaggtacaaacattgtgttttatcactttcaaaaaaaagcaaaacaacaaaaaacccgctaaataaattgattaaaaaacatttctaaaaaaccccgtatttcaacccttccatgggatttcacaacccttattaatcagcaagggtttgttattacaaaatcaaaacgttgaatggctttgtttatataaaattattataaaaccgtgttgactggaagtacataaatcctccatactccatactaatattataaatgcaaaagtaactctgtctgtctgtctgctactcaatcacgccttaactaccgaaccaatttgcatgaaatttggtatggagatattttgatacccgagaaaggacataggctatatatcatcacgctacgaccaaaaggagcagagtaccagtaattaatgttacaaaaacggggaaaaatttcacccattctcccttataggacgcaagcgaagttgcgcgggtcagctagtatagtatatataaatactagATACTGATAGGTATATGTGTTATATTTACAGGCAGTTATAAAAACCTTCATCGGTGCAATGCGTAGCAGCTTCTACATTATTGACAAGGAGAACATCAGCGACTCTATCCAGGCTGACATGTGGGATGATGGCTGGTCTTCTGAAAAGACTACCATGCCGAGGAAGAAAGCGAAAGTTAAGTTAGTGGCTAGTTTTGTCTCATAACTGTATGTAAGAGCTTATGCTGAACCGTGAAGGCAAGTAATTAGGTTTGCAGGACGATTACAGAATAGAGGTTAAAttcttttgtaataattataagtgtGAACTTCCAAAAGTGCTTCCATACCTAATTGAAAACCGGTTGCGGGTACAGTAAGCTTAGCAGTAGTTTTAGTGTGTTTATCACACTGGCACAAATTAAGCGCCTGAGTGGCTACGACTAAGCCACACGTTTCAACTTTGCTAATGCTGCATCCAATAGCGACCCAGCCTGTGGTACTTACAAGACTGTCTAAAATCAGTTTAATTCTTCACTAATCCTTCTTTATTGGCAGTTTATCTCAAGAAATGACTCCAGCAGGCTTAGTAGCTAAGACGGGCGTTAGTTTAAACATAACCGACGCATACAAAGACTCTCGTTTCACTAAAGAAATAGACCCTACAACCGGCACAGTCGTCAGATCATGCCTCGTCTCACCCATCACGGACAAGTCTGGAGTCATTGGCGTAGTACAACTGACTAACAAAACGAATGCTCAACCGTTTGATTCAGAAGATGAGCTGATATTCTCCGTGTTTGTTAGCTATTGCTCGCTTATTGTGCACTTCTATAATATGGAGCAGAGGAAGATATATCATGTATGTTATAACTAAATTCTATTCATCTAAAGTACCAacctaatttatttacttaattgaaattttaatacttagTCACTTTCACCATAGGTACACGGTAGACGAATATATTACGTTAAAATTGTCTCAGTTAATTCAGTAAAtttaagatataatttattaactctTTACACAACATCTGAAACCTAAGCCAAATACAGATCAGCATATCatatagatagatatttatatatctataaGCTTACCCACCGTGCAAGTGTATACttagtataaaaattatatttttttaaataattacagcaTAACCTTAATAGAGTTTTCTCTGAACTGATGAGTCTACATCTGAAGCCATGTAAGCACGATTTAGAGGAGCTCATGGAAACTAAAGGGCTTATACTACCACCGCCAACTTTTAAGAGGTAAGAACTACTTATTATCTTCCTAGTTAGCAGATACTTTTCGCTATTGCCGTAGTTAGACGGGCTGTATTTAATTCACATGCTGTACATACCATCATTAGAGGAACCGAGACCCAATAAGGCGTGTGAGTACCATTCACTCTGCCTTTAAAACGTCCGAGTTCAATGCAACTCCCTAAACATAAAGAGCCCTCAagaggtaaaataaaattgtgtctAAATAAGTTTGCCTTCCTCAGTTTCAACTACCACATAAGCGACGGCAGTAAGGAAGACATGGCCGGCCTGGTCTGCTACATGTTTACTGAAATGTTCGGTGATCGTTGCTTTGAACGAGAAGCACTGGGAGACTTTATACTAACTGTGCTAAGATGCTACAGAAACAAGGCGTATCACAACGCTGAACATGCCTTCTGCTTTACGCATACATTGTTCCTGATACTCATCAATAATATGgactattttgattttattgaggTAAGAGTTAAAGTTAATTTCACACGTACACGTGCACGCACGCACGCAGTCCTTTCAGataggtataattatttttatgtctaatttcaatttatttattttcaaagtggTTCTAATTTATACAATGCAATGTTTACAGCCCTGCACTAAGCTCGTGGCTTGTATTGCAGGGGCCAGATAAGACATTTATACATAGTAAACTACTTATTAACAATATGTGCAATCCGGTTCAAAAAGATGTAGGTATGTTTCCATTGTGACGAACAGTGGACTGAGAGACCAGCCAATTCTATTACACTGAGATTTTGAATTCGGTTCCCAAATGGCAGAATTTATTAATCTTGTGCCATGTCACTTTGTGCTTGATTTTACTAGATTGTTGTAGTAAGGTGACTCTAAAACTGTTTTTTGgctttataaaactatttcctAAATAAATTTTCACCCACTTCTGTCAACAGACAGTGGCGTTGATGCTAGCGGGCCTATGTCACGATATCGATCACCCTGGCTATAACAATAATTTCCTAGCACTCTGCAAGCACCCGCTCTCCAAGATGTACAAGAACTCCATGCTGGAATACCATCACTTCTTCGTTACCAAAAAGATTATTGAGGTACGACATCATTAGATACAGCTAAATATCGATACGATATTGGTATGTTAAGACTACTTGACAATAATTCAATCTTTCAGAAGACGTAGAGGCGCTTGGTCGCTTTTCTTATTGTGTACTCGCAtttggtataaaattatttctatatttataatgtaaaataattaagagAAATTGGAAGAAAAAGGTGCCACTAAAACCAGGTTTTTATTAGAGCCTAATGGGTGCCTTTACCGGGAGTAGGTATAGACTACGGataagttttttgaaaatttgagAACACAAACTTGTCTTTGTGTGCCACCCACCTTTCAATCAAGCCTTTTAGTTTAAGACCTTGAACATCATACTAGGCTCAGTCAtattaacatttcattttttatgtaGGACAAGAACATTCTAAGCAAGCTGCCGGTCCGCGACAACGAGCGTATAATGGAGGAGATCAAGTACAACATCCTGTGCACGGACCTCGCCGTGTACTTCCAGATCCGCGCTCAACTCACGCCGCTGCTCGCCGACCATCAGTTCGACTGGAACGATAATGCGCATAGGAAGATGCTAAAGGTTTCTTACTGTTTTTAACGCCAACGAATATATTTTGCATGGAGATTACTCGCGGTTGTCAAGAGTACCCAGAAACACAGTTATTTGAGATTGTTTTTCCTGTGAGAGTACTTTTTGTTCTTAGGTGGGATTGCTATTTGTCAAATTGCAAGGCTTCATTGTTGCAGGAGTGTTGGTCTTCAATAAAAAAAGAGTATTTATGATGAACTTGAAAAATTACACTTACTTTACGTTTCCAGGGTATTCTGATGACGACGAGCGATCTATCTGGATGTTGCAAACCTTTTGGAGTATCCAAGGTTATTGCTGAAGCTGTGTATGAAGAGTTTTACGATCAGGTACCTACGTAAATGTGTGATAGATAACATGAGAAGCTAGGTACTGGGTGCTTTGATATAGGTGTAACTGGGAGTAACAGTAAACTAGCACGCTAGAAAGAGAATTACTTATAACAGGCTAAAACAAAATGTCCGGTTCTTACTCGTTTTCTATGTGTCAGGGTGATAGAGAACGCGCGATGGGCTACACTCCCCTCAGCATGATGGACCGTCGGCGCAGCATCAATCAACCGGCGGAACAGATCCAGTTCCTCTCAGTCGTGGTGTTACCGTGTCTGTTACTGCTGCAGAACATCTTCCCTAATACCAACCCGCTTATTGATAACTGCAGGTACCAAAAATATTCTACCGAAAACTcaagaatattataaagtgACTTACTTAGATGCTTGTCTTGTTAACTCTTCTCTCTTGGTTTTAACACTGGGAATTAGCGGTATTATAATTGGTTGTGGCTTTTGAGACTCAGATAGTATtctatttaacataataaatgacttgattcTGACGGTTCGGACACGGCTAACTTACTGCGCGGGAATTATTTTCGTGGGTAACTAACTTAACTACCCTCTGGTTTATTTTGATTAGAGACTTGCCAATGCCAAAAAAGTTGAACAGCGCCTCTTGCGTACATCGCAAGAACTAACATTTTCGAATTATTATTcgaaaaaataaacacgaaTTACAATATGAACCCTAGGgtacatatcaaaataattatatccttCAACGATGACGAAAAACACTCAACGCAATGTAAACACCAGAGTAATTAAATTCTTCAATTATGGCTCAAATGCTATAGGATTTAATTTGTTATAGGAAGACGCAAGAAGCCTGGCACGAGGAAATAGAGATCCGCGGTCAGAAGCTGTGGCGGCAGGACGACTCGGTGCCTTGCATCCGGAGGAGCAGCGTCAAGACTGACCCGGAGAACTCTTGAATTGTATTTACTTactatcattaattaaataaataatttaaagattacTTGTGCTTTTCTTAACagctacttatattataaatgcccGTTTATATGTAATAAGTACATTCATTTTTGTTCTTCAGTTAGGTACGTCAAAACTTCTGAacagattattataaaatgtcgcACATCGGTAGTTTTTTGAAAGTTTTCTTCTACGCGGCTGAGATCTCAGGCTGTAACTCGTTTATTAACTCCAGTTTTCGACCGCAAGGTAATAAGGAATCGCTCAGCCAAAATCTTAATTACTGATTGCAGTTGCTTCGCCTGCAGGCTCGCTGATAAGACTATGACTAGACTAGATaatcaattatgtatttttatcaaggcttttttcaaagttattaatgAAAGGACGAATAGACAATCGGACCGACTCACGGTTTATTCAATACGGATTGTAGCCAAATtacggaataaaatattttttaaatttaaatatttttttaaatattatattaaatattttttttaaatattattggacaactcacacacggtcatttgattccaaactaagcagagcttgtactatggtaaccaaataactgataaacatacttatatacttctaaatatatacttatatagataaattgacaaccaggctcagaacaaatactcgtgctcatcacacaaagatttgtcccgggtaggattcgaacccaccacacgcggcgctacggttgttacggcgaggtgaccgcttaaaccactgcgccaaacgtgcagttaaaatgtatgaatattaaattacatgcAGCTGCTGTAATAAAACACACAATGACATGATAGcaaatttatttatcctaatacgATAGACATAATACAATGTTATCCAATTTGATTCGGTGTACAACGAAACAATACATGTAAATTATAACTTCTGTGAACTTAACAGTCGATATTATTACCTAGTGATGGACACACTTTATAGCTAGTGAAATAAagctaaaaactttttttattatttttgtacaccaaagGCTCAGTGTCAATCCTTAtctcagtttttttttatcgtttctataaataatattgccaACTCCTGTTCACCCCtgtaaataaagaaacacatttttttaactattaacTAATTTACAATCTATATTATTCAGATTACTTTAACTTTCGCTCTTTCAACGCAGTAACGGtacattacaatttatacaaacTGTTGAGCCGTTAACACATCTTTACATCTATACCCATAGAGTAACACACAATAAATACAATCAATTTCCTTagagaaattataaaaaaatgaataagaCATTAAAATAATGAGATTTATAATGCATTACATGTCGAAGTATACATGGCAAACCACAAAACTAAGGGCGATCCAACACGATCGATATACGATAATGAATAATTTCAACAATTCCAATAATATtgcttaataatttaaacaataacttatttttgttctaattacaaacattattttttatctgtgaaTAAACATTATGCACCTCGTGACTTCACCGTTCCATTTTTCAAATGAAAAGagcattacattttttaaaaataatctgtgGAATGCTGTGCTGTGTTAATCTGTTGTATCAgttgcattattttttgtattcactGAAGATTATTGCAAATTgtgatttataacaaaaactagaAGGCAAAAGTCATTATTGATATCTTTTTCACAACTGCAATAATATTCGGGGAAGAACTTTAAACCGACTCGCTTGCTACTTGTGATGTAACTGGCCTATCGATATAATCAATATTACatattgtctttttataaatatgtctaACTATCGAACACAATACTTATTGCAACACAGAATAATGTCCGCCATGTTCCAGACCGGCTGAATTAGAGAGTCCATAcctaattattatgatatagtCACCACGGATTGTACGTCCACCGTTGAGTAATCTTTATAAGACCTGGGTTTTAGCACAATACGTAGCTAAATGAAGTTACTTAGTCGCTGTGTTGCAAATTGCGAAGACATACAAGTTATATTTGTAGGGTCACCACACGAGGTCAGTGTGCGCGTGAATTCTTAATCACGCACGCAATGCACAAATACACACGTGATTTCCAAGGATAAAAGAAACCTCCTTTCTGAAGTAACTTATAGGCCAATACACTGTCACACAAGGAGGTAGGATTTAAAGTTCGAAGCTCGCGTCTCGTTTGTATATTGTCTATTATGTGTTCCGTATTTTGCCGGGCACGTAGTTCTTGTCTATGGTTGGCTCTTGCAGGAACATGTGAAGGCACCGCTCGTTCTGTGCCAGGGGGTGGCCCGCTATCTTGTTGATAAATACTTCTAGACCTGGAAAAGAGAGCAACTTTTTACAATATAGCACTACAAACGGACAGACGTAGTTTCGTTCAAAAGATATCTCGAGTAAAAAGTAGTGTAGCGCCAAAGGGAAATCTATCTTTTTATTGctgaaaaaatctttacatcgATTGGACTAGTTcatagtttttataattaacatttcaataagcttaaataatttaattagaatagACTGCTAGCCAAAATTACGTTctagaaattataaatatgtacttaaatatctCCTCCAATGTACGGCTAGGCATAATCTGCTTGTAATATAACCGGGAGCGACGCGCTCAGTTCATATACCACAAAGCGGTCAATCAATCGGTGCCACTAACTGTGACAACTACTTCCGCAAATAAAATACTCATTTAATAGTAGGAAACAGGAGTTAATAGGAGAAATGTGTACTGTCACTTGCTATAAAGGCCTATTCTTAACATCGGAAGATAAATAAGAAAGTAGAAGAATATTTGGAAAGAAACCTTTGGAATTTAGCTCACATTATACCAGTATCATGTCGTTTAGAGGTTCAATTCGGGCTgtgctacattttattactaataataattacttcgATATTTTGTGTCACCCGtgtttaaattatcaaaaaaaatcgCGATCACCTGCTGCAGTCACCACAGATCAATAGGTTAAGCAAGGTTTTTCAGACGATCTATGGATAGGTTAGTGCCgtttagtggtatttaaactagGAGTTTCCGTGCTTCGTAAAGCACGTTTAAAGTCCATCCCGATTACCGTTAgcatttaaaatcattatacgAAATATTACTGCGAATTACGTTTTAGAACGCGCACTACTTTTATCTGCGAGTCGAACAATACGTTCACATAGCTCTAAAGTGCAATAAACTTTACTTTCGATctattgtttataaaactacgtgtcaaagttgtacattataaacaaacatgacACAGAAAACATTGACAATTGTTCCAACCATATGAGTAAATATAAAGACCAAGCTTATTATTTGCGAGACGATTAAGATGTTATTGTGCTGTTTACTGTAGGATTGTTTGAAGCTTGCACCCCGTATATTAACATAGcgaagaaatataaattaaataaatatcttttgatAATTCAAATACGGTctgattgcaaactaagcagagcctgTACGGAAAGTAGACAACAGTACCTATATTGACCATTAGTTTGATATTTGTCTTCGAAAATATCGGACATTgtgaaaaatcattttattgacTTATGACACGCCAAAACTACCGCTACTATCACATTAGTAATCCTAAGCTAAACGCTAAATCATCAGATAATGACGATaatgattttcatttttataatgaaatttataaaataatatacccCAGAGATAAGCACAGATAGTTAAATCTCCATCATTTCTTTTATCgcttgtttatttacaaaaatacagcCACTCGATCATATTTATGACGgtgatattttatgaaatttacacgaaaattttatgatatttgttttatgaaggcaaaaacacaaaaatattcattaaatcaCATTAAATTTATGGACGTACACAACAAAGTCtcgttacaatttatttttatcttcgaAAAACATTCGCAAAAAACAAGCGTCATAAAAATACCGCTAATTTCATAACACGGTGACGCGTGGGGGCGGAgccgtgtgacgtcacactacgtcacgatactaatattataataggattCGGTAAAGTACAGGCTGAACAATGTTCGATGCATTACACAGCTGGCGTGAATTTAAAATGGTTTAATTGTAGATCGCCCACGCAATGTAGTCAATTTACGCTTCGAATACCTACGGAGATATAAATCTTGTACCACATGCGATACATCAATCAGTGATGGGGCCATTGATTTTACTGACCGGCTAAACAGGTCCATACATTTCTTTTATTGTCCActgttaatacaaaatgtaataataggATTTTAATTCTTGTCCTTTACGCAAGGATGAGGCTTTAAAAATTGTGACTCAATCTATCCTTTTCTAAACCAAACCTATTCGACACTAAGGTTATCCAATTTTACTATAAACActtcagttatttttatatgtctATATTTCTAGAATTAtctaataaaacagtttttcgtGCACTATCTTGTAGTTATCTCATATAGTATTTTACACCTGTCATTCACACCTCACAATGTTGTTTGTATCGATTGTTTACTACACACAGCTAAAATAATGGCTATTTGTGTAGCGTTCAATAATGCATAAAGCGTTTAGCATAACTAGTTGCGAATGATGTAAGTTATGTTATGCTACTGTTATTAATGTAAGTACTCTTGAATTGATTTGGCAGATCTCTATCTATGTAATTGGGAATTTAACTTTTGAACGAAACATATTGTAGGACTGCTTGTTATAAGAATCCAGATTTGTGTCTTAGGTTGGACAATTTCCCTATTTCAATTTCTGTGGGAATGTTGTTTCCCTTCGTCATCACTGAcctgtattcatctattgcagatgattaaggtggcatcaggtagaattagtgctCTTTTCTTTGTGGCTCAAAAGGCCTATAGCAACCATTTAAAAAGAGAAATGTCCCTTATGTCTGCTTAGATTATAGAATAGGTAGAAAAAACCTTCTTTATTTCAATTTCCTTAATAAGTTTTTTAGTAGCAGTGGATAAAACATTTGCTTTCACAAACCACAACCATCATAATTATAAGCATTTATATTAAGGTTTTTCCTGTTGATAATATAACAGGAAAATTATcttgattatttataatacatacagatcatatttctattaaagtgATTATTGCACAAACAGTTTACTTAAACAGcctataatattagaatagggGGGAAACCATGAgtcatataaaacaattaataatttacgTAAATGAGGAATAAAGTCCATATTACATTACATGCCtatcatatttttcaatagatatttatatggtTATATTGTACGTACCTTTTCTACGGTCTTCAATAAACTCCTCTTCGAATATACCATCGTCTCCTCGGAATGGTAGCTGTCTCTTTAAAGCTTTGCCAGGTAGGGGAGGAACCACAATCTGGAatgcaaacatttttatactttcttgtttaaagatttatattataattgaacaAAGGGCatgtaggtacaataaaatactatGAACCAATGACTAACCATGGGTCAAATCTTTGTAAAAGTTTAaatgtaactaaaataagtagttcagttgtacaatatttattgtaatttatgttcCACAGTTCATGGTGATTGATTATGTGGTTTTTATGGAAATTAATGCAGGTAACAAAACACACAGGTTTCTAGTGTAATGTTGAAAAAGAAAGTGTGTAAACTAACTTTCCTATCATATACCTAATTagtatttgattattttgatttcgaATGTTACACTCTGTAGCCAGAGTCAATgaacaaaaatcaaacaaaatagaGCAAGTTtaataaacacacaaacaaagtCTAAATCTGCTATCAATTGTCCACCGATACTGCTCGTTAATGAATCACTAGCtacaataa
Coding sequences within:
- the LOC142975975 gene encoding cAMP and cAMP-inhibited cGMP 3',5'-cyclic phosphodiesterase 10A-like, whose protein sequence is MHDPTPRNVKSTKSRLDTINQQDEVPKRSGYSVGMLKTQSHFLVASEKLDKVTRRVIAPYAQIERKGVKEEEEKPGMYLDINRFNVFLEETVDLNTLLYETAMVLKTVTDSSGVFVYIVDKLKNEIILMQPHTKNPERHEINIPIEENKTAAAHVASTKEYLLLDDVQRDRRFAEGLKWVDAKVALCMPVVKPDGDCYAVLELYRTYAKNYDDNVVYTVVCVACWAGAAVHQAQARVTLQKTSHLNNELRSLLQNYFCDLASIDTMLTDMLAVIKTFIGAMRSSFYIIDKENISDSIQADMWDDGWSSEKTTMPRKKAKVNLSQEMTPAGLVAKTGVSLNITDAYKDSRFTKEIDPTTGTVVRSCLVSPITDKSGVIGVVQLTNKTNAQPFDSEDELIFSVFVSYCSLIVHFYNMEQRKIYHHNLNRVFSELMSLHLKPCKHDLEELMETKGLILPPPTFKSFNYHISDGSKEDMAGLVCYMFTEMFGDRCFEREALGDFILTVLRCYRNKAYHNAEHAFCFTHTLFLILINNMDYFDFIETVALMLAGLCHDIDHPGYNNNFLALCKHPLSKMYKNSMLEYHHFFVTKKIIEDKNILSKLPVRDNERIMEEIKYNILCTDLAVYFQIRAQLTPLLADHQFDWNDNAHRKMLKGILMTTSDLSGCCKPFGVSKVIAEAVYEEFYDQGDRERAMGYTPLSMMDRRRSINQPAEQIQFLSVVVLPCLLLLQNIFPNTNPLIDNCRKTQEAWHEEIEIRGQKLWRQDDSVPCIRRSSVKTDPENS